A genomic region of Xyrauchen texanus isolate HMW12.3.18 chromosome 29, RBS_HiC_50CHRs, whole genome shotgun sequence contains the following coding sequences:
- the LOC127622961 gene encoding NEDD4-binding protein 1 produces MSTTRPLLGMKRITEVTCTEPPGGRQSPTAIRTQPESLTVDEFAVHEDKQTELRCSKNKVEQVFQVTFTIIGLLDHTGDHGSKASRQIWLQLKGIKEDVLKAKEYVKGLCNPELQKEERYPVDMHCIFAGARGLFLDRLLRDTSAEVQVVEPGRLRLIGCAEAVVMAQSRVQQFVVLFQEKQSLPADKEPLVKRTFKTFVEDRADKYAMELLLLPSALKEELLGLAQSPTQLMDLIDLDQDRSQTSTPVTDLSNRILDATFEDKSSGPPPSPDIVTGLNGRPCCKRRSSESEQRDTKRQYSLERREEEQWVERQREPSQTPAITPAKGVQGVMGLNSSEGMNEGETVSPETNLRCLVNFFRTMGYQQEVVERVVRETGQTDDTFLLLERIVEETQRTQSTQGSQRTSRTPDPSPSANASSTTTCARLKEKERVQMRALTEIKCKENIRPPSSNGKGQKNPTSHVPLASATLKRNNGAQNDMCEVILIDDDDNDLTEVERKPRIAGLDLKSESKFDYLPRGSSQTMVPVRTESVTALRSSSQGPPLRNTDTRPGCSYQTLPGRAPLHRSEAICTPKPAPLTGMSRFQQSLRTPYRLVLQNEPGCPDLRHIIIDGSNVAMTHGLHRIFSCRGIAIAVEAFWRRGHREITVFVPQWRQKRDPNIAEQHFLTQLENLRLLSFTPSREVCGQRISSHDDRFLLHLAEKTGGVIVTNDNLRDFVNQSEAWRWIIQERLLQFTFVEDHFMIPDDPLGKHGPHLDEFLLKERRGSSPIMPPLRTDLRASPSVYSQTTQSTPHPPSPSHWPHSGPPDWHLPQPSPSPPPQRSPSETTELKKKLYDIFPDQKQRIDRILSDNPYMRDLNALSGLLLG; encoded by the exons atgtcaaCAACGCGGCCCCTCCTCGGGATGAAGCGAATCACCGAGGTTACCTGCACAGAGCCGCCAGGAGGAAGGCAGTCTCCTACCGCCATTAGAACGCAGCCTGAATCGCTCACCGTAGACGAGTTTGCGGTCCATgaagacaaacaaacagagctCAGATGCAGCAAAAATAAAGTCGAGCAGGTTTTCCAAGTGACATTCACGATAATTGGGTTGTTGGATCATACTGGAGACCATGGGAGTAAGGCTTCCAGGCAGATCTGGCTCCAGTTGAAGGGGATAAAGGAGGATGTGTTAAAAGCGAAG GAGTATGTGAAAGGCCTGTGTAACCCAGAGCTTCAGAAGGAAGAGCGCTACCCTGTGGACATGCATTGCATTTTTGCTGGTGCTCGTGGACTCTTTTTGGACCGGTTGCTTAGGGACACAAGTGCAGAGGTCCAAGTGGTGGAACCAGGCCGTCTGAGGTTGATCGGTTGTGCAGAGGCTGTCGTCATGGCGCAGAGTCGTGTTCAACAGTTTGTTGTGCTCTTTCAGGAGAAACAGAGCTTGCCTGCTGATAAGGAACCCTTGGTTAAGCGCACCTTTAAGACCTTTGTTGAGGACAGGGCTGATAAATATGCCATGGAGCTGCTCTTGCTGCCTAGTGCCCTCAAAGAGGAACTTCTTGGCTTGGCCCAAAGCCCAACCCAGCTTATGGATCTCATAGACCTAGACCAGGACCGGTCTCAGACCAGCACACCCGTAACAGACCTCTCCAACCGTATCCTGGATGCCACTTTTGAGGACAAGTCCTCAGGTCCTCCACCCTCTCCTGACATTGTGACTGGTCTGAATGGTCGGCCTTGCTGCAAACGGCGGTCATCTGAAAGTGAGCAGAGAGACACTAAACGACAATACTCATTGGAGAGGAGAGAAGAAGAGCAGTGGGTAGAGCGACAACGAGAGCCCAGCCAGACTCCTGCAATAACGCCTGCAAAGGGGGTGCAGGGCGTAATGGGGCTAAACTCTAGTGAGGGGATGAACGAAGGTGAGACGGTGAGTCCTGAGACTAACTTGCGCTGCCTGGTTAACTTCTTCAGAACTATGGGCTACCAGCAGGAGGTTGTAGAGCGAGTGGTGCGGGAGACGGGCCAGACGGACGATACATTCTTGCTGCTGGAACGGATAGTGGAGGAGACTCAGAGGACCCAGAGCACACAGGGTTCACAGCGGACCTCTCGCACACCCGACCCTTCACCATCTGCAAATGCTTCCTCCACCACCACCTGTGCCAGGCTCAAAGAGAAGGAACGAGTGCAGATGCGAGCTCTCACAGAGATCAAGTGCAAAGAAAACATTAGGCCTCCCAGTAGTAATGGCAAAGGTCAGAAAAATCCAACAAGCCATGTGCCACTGGCTTCAGCGACTCTCAAAAGAAACAATGGCGCACAGAATGACATGTGTGAAGTCATccttattgatgatgatgataacgaCCTGACAGAGGTGGAGAGAAAGCCTCGAATTGCAGGGCTAGATTTGAAGTCAGAGTCCAAGTTTGATTACCTGCCGCGTGGAAGCTCTCAAACGATGGTCCCGGTGCGGACGGAGAGTGTGACAGCTCTCCGCAGCTCCTCTCAAGGCCCTCCTCTCCGCAACACGGACACGCGACCAGGCTGCTCTTATCAGACTCTTCCTGGAAGGGCTCCACTACATCGCTCTGAAGCAATTTGCACCCCTAAACCAGCACCCCTCACCGGTATGTCTCGTTTCCAGCAATCCCTGAGAACCCCCTACCGACTAGTCCTACAGAACGAACCTGGTTGCCCTGATCTGCGACACATCATCATCGATGGCAGCAATGTGGCAATGAC GCATGGACTTCATCGGATCTTTTCTTGTCGTGGGATTGCCATTGCTGTAGAGGCCTTTTGGCGCAGAGGTCACAGAGAAATCACTGTCTTTGTACCTCAGTGGAGACAGAAGAGAGACCCCAACATAGCTG AACAACACTTTCTGACCCAGCTGGAGAACTTGCGACTTCTCTCTTTCACGCCTTCTAGAGAAGTGTGTGGACAGAGGATTTCCTCTCATGATGACAG GTTCCTGCTTCATCTGGCTGAGAAGACCGGAGGGGTCATCGTCACTAATGACAACCTGAGGGACTTTGTGAACCAGTCAGAAGCGTGGAGATGGATTATTCAGGAGAG ACTCTTGCAGTTCACCTTTGTTGAAGACCACTTTATGATCCCAGATGACCCACTTGGAAAGCACGGACCTCACTTGGATGAGTTCTTGCTTAAGGAGAGACG AGGTAGTAGCCCTATCATGCCTCCCTTGAGGACAGACCTCCGAGCTAGTCCGTCAGTATACTCCCAAACCACGCAGTCAACACCACATCCCCCCTCCCCATCGCACTGGCCCCACTCTGGCCCTCCTGACTGGCACCTCCCTCAACCGTCCCCCTCTCCACCCCCCCAGCGATCACCCTCAGAAACCACCGAGCTCAAGAAGAAGTTGTACGACATCTTTCCTGACCAAAAGCAGCGCATTGACCGGATTCTCAGCGACAATCCATACATGAGGGACCTGAATGCACTGTCAGGCCTCTTGCTGGGCTAA